A region of the Mus caroli chromosome 7, CAROLI_EIJ_v1.1, whole genome shotgun sequence genome:
CAGAACTTAATCCTTCtcccagtcaaaaaaaaaaaagggaagattGTCAAATCTGATCTGGTAGGCTATATAGAGTCTTTTAAACCACCCAGATAAACTCTTTTCTCTGAGTCTAAAACTTGCCCTCAGTTCTCCAACACCCGGGAGTCCCCTTCAGTCTCCTTACTCAGGTGCTTCCTTACACTCCTGTCTTCAGAAAGCAGGCGTCCTCCATTTGCTCATGCCTTAGCCCTCCTCTGCTCGCCATCTAGCCAAACTGGTTTGAGCTGGCCATGCCCCTTCCCAGTTCCCTGGGCTCTTCACATGGTGGCTGGCCCTACAACTCTACCTTGGCTTGGCTTGGAGCCATGAGTCAGCTTCATCTCCACCCAAGCCAAATCAAACCTGAGGCAAGAGCCGAAACTCACAGTTCCTCAAAGCCTATGGCCAGGTAAGAATCTATGCTTATGTTTATAGTTTCTGACCATAACTCCCTGGGCCCTTTCTTAGGCTCTTTTCATTTACTGACAATTCATTTCTCACCTCAACTGTTGTTGCAGCTTTGCCACATCTTTTTGCTCTCTCACATTCTGCATTTTTGTTTCTTGTGGTGGGGAGCCACAGGTGGTTTCATGTGTCCAGGCTGTAGGATAATGATTAGACACGAGGGTGGAAAGATATTTTGATGTGCATAGAGGGCCTGAGTACTaagaaggcatggtgcaggtttCTGTGGGCAAAGTCATTTGAACTCTGCTAATCTGATTGGGTTGTATGGTCTGGGATAAAATAGAGGTGACAAGTATGGAAAAGGGGGTGTCTTAttcaggggttttgttttgagacaggatctcatgtatcctCAGACTCAGCTTgcaatgctggccttgaatttggatctttctgcttctgtactGAATTGGTATTATCGATGTCTGCCTCCACTCCTCGGTTAGGtgggatttttttattgttacttttattttgtttttataaacatcaAAAAGAACTTAACCGTATGAATCTTGCCTTTCTTTTATCCTCTGAACTATTCATGCCCAGGGtttggtggtacacgcctttaatcccagcactcaggagatagggGCAGATGGATCTCGGtgattctaggccagcctagtctgcagagtgagttccaggacagccagggctacacagagaaactatcatAAGTAAACCAAGCAAAGCCAGAGCCAGGCagtctctgaatttgaggacagccttgtctatatactgagttcctggccagccagggagGGGCTACATAACGAaatcctgtgtcaaaacaaagccaaaaaaagtTACCTAGTAATAAGGTTTTAAGATTACATCtctaggccgggcatggtggcacatgcctttaatcccaccagttgtgaggcagaagcaggcggatttctgatttcaaggccagcctggtctacagagtgagttccaggatagccagggctcgaaaatatttaaaaaaaaaaaaaaaaaaaatctctctctcctgtttctggtAGCTGGGTCAGCTTCATTCTCTGTATTTATTGAAGAGTAAGTACATTCACACATGCTTGCCCTTCAAAAGATTCAGAATCTTCAGCTGTGGAAAGGATTCCAACCACGTAGTTAGGTCTTCTCACCTGAGTCACTGGGAGGAATTTCCCAGTAGGACAGCATTCCTGAGTGTAGGGTTAGGACACTAGACAGCATGCTTTGAGAAGGGTGGAGTCACCATGCCCGAGCAAGAGCTCATTTGTTGGGCTTAAAAATGCCTTGACTATATCATCCACAGGTGATGGAGGACGAGGAGAAGGCAGCAGAGAGCTTGGTGAGCAACATGGAAGCTGCTCATTCTCCATCCCCTATCCACTGCCGCTGGCTCCGCCTCCAATATTTGGCGGCTACTAGCATTATCTGTGGCTGTTCTTGTCTGGGGATCATGGCTCTTGTGTTTGCCATCAAGGTGAGGAATAAAATTCCTATGGGACTGGGTGGGTACAATGAAATGACTGTATCTGATCTGTCTACAGTTAATTAAACGGTTACTACATATCTTTTGATGCTTAGCTCTGAGCTTAGTGACAGAGCAAGAATACTTTCTAAGGACTCGTGTCTTACGAAAACGATAGTTGTAAAAATGGATAATTAGTAGAACTCAGCTCATCAATACTGTAGTACAGGAGAAGGGTGAGTGTATGAGGATGGAAGGACAATCCAAATAAAGGCAGGGATATTTGAGATTTGACATCAAAGGATCCAGATCCTGAAGGCCTCCAATTCAACTTTATCTTGAATAGTAGAaagcaatttaaatttttttcagaggAGTGACATGGCCAGATTTGTGTTTCAGAAAGATCTCTCAAACCCCCCATTGAGGCTGAATCACAAGGGGCAGGActacaggcaggcagacagtTAAGTCGTGATGAGATCGATATCCATCGTGTGCAATGAGCAGAGCAGTTGTTAGAGAACAGTCTGCACCCCCTCCTCCTTTTGTTgtaattggggtgggggtggcattaCTAGGAATTGAGCCCAGAGTCCTACCCATGAAAAGTGAATTATcagcatacacatatacctagTGAAAGGCTATTCAAACTAATTTAAACATTCTAGAATTTTCTCACTACCTCACAGTCAGAAACACTTTGTCATcataagaatttctttttttggtgggggggggatttatttatttaatgtatataagtacactgtagctgtattgataattgtaagccatcatgtggttgctgggaatttgaattcaggacctcggggctggtgagatggctcagtgggtaagagcacccgactgctcttNNNNNNNNNNNNNNNNNNNNNNNNNNNNNNNNNNNNNNNNNNNNNNNNNNNNNNNNNNNNNNNNNNNNNNNNNNNNNNNNNNNNNNNNNNNNNNNNNNNNNNNNNNNNNNNNNNNNNNNNNNNNNNNNNNNNNNNNNNNNNNNNNNNNNNNNNNNNNNNNNNNNNNNNNNNNNNNNNNNNNNNNNNNNNNNNNNNNNNNNNNNNNNNNNNccagaagagggcatcagatctcattatggaagGTTGTAAGCCATCGTGTgattgctgggttttgaactgaggactttcggaagagcagtcagtgctcttaactgctgagccatctctccagccccatcataaGAATTTCAGTGAGGCAAAAATCATAAAAGCAGTCCTTCATGATGAAAATGGTGGTGTCTTTTGGaccatgagagagagaatgaatgtgggacaaatagaaaagaatggaaatagaaggATTGCAAA
Encoded here:
- the Tmem265 gene encoding transmembrane protein 265 → MEDEEKAAESLVSNMEAAHSPSPIHCRWLRLQYLAATSIICGCSCLGIMALVFAIKAEERHKAGQSEEAMYLGARARRLILASFAVWLAVLFLGPLLLWLLSYTIAQAE